The DNA sequence TAAAATTATAATAGCTAATTGACCAATGGACTAGAGGAATCTATCGGCTAAACAAATATAACTAGTTTATAAGCAAAATGACactataaaatcttttaatttatttatttttctttccttttataAGAACCACAAAGCTTAATCATTTAGCTTTACTAATTCCTCCTGATCTTAAAGAATATTCAGAAACAAAAGATTTATCCCATTGGCATATTTCAAAAACATCAAAGGGAAAAGAAACCATCCCTAATAATAGGAATCATCCAGTCCTCCCATCTAAAAAAGAAGCTCAAAATATGAATATGCCTAACTTTGAACTTTATCCATCAACAGcaacacatataaaaataaaatgccaCTAGTAAGATTCCCTGGTAAGTAATTTCTGTGTAACACAGTCTGTAGTTTGGAGAAGTGTGAATATCCAGAAAGAAAATCTAAGTTCAAGGCTGCTAATatatcaaaattttatttttctcaccCCGGGTAAAACTTCCTCTCCAGCTTTCTTTAGAAGGGATTCCATCTCTTGGACCTACCAAACCACAAGacaaaaaagaaacaaacaatTTCAATTGGTTATTTCAAAGGTAGAACCAGATGAACATATCCGTTTGTAATCACAAAAATAAGTAGCAAACAAGACCTCATGACGTGGTATCCTCTGTTTGATGTCATGAAAGTATTTCAAACCAAGTTTCTGTGCATTTGTTAATGAATTTTCATTCTCCAAATCATCCAGTGATCGGTGTCctttttcatataatttcaatGCAGTGGCAGGACCAACTCCCCAAACTTCACCAAATAAGCTGATGGTTTTAACCTGAAATGAAGTTCAAATTCTCAAAAGCCACCCATCATCAACACTGACAAAGAAATTGAATTTCAACTTCCCGGCATTTGCGTATAAAGAAATGACTAGTAGGTAATTTTCCTTCAACTTAAATAGCAGTCAAGAGGCATCAATAACTAGAAaggataaaaagaaaagaaaaataaactcaGAGAACTCACAAACAGAATTTAAAGCCTTATCTTCAAACTCATCCAACATTTTGAGAATATACAAATAGAAATCATATAATTCAACAAATGAGATCCTCTTTCATTtagtaatattttgtttttctttattgATTAAAAGGACCCTTAAAAGTTTTAACACCTTTTCATCTGTTTCAAAATGCTCCAACTTGGATAACTTCCCAGTGGTAACAATCTCTTGAATCTGCAAAAAAAGAACATCTCAACAGCAACTTTCTCCACATTATCATACTTTGAACAAAGGGGAGAAATAATTAACAACAATCTTGATTCAACATATACTTACATGATCTTGTAAGGACTTCCCAATGTTGGGCAGGTGTTTGACTTGCTCTGCACTCTCAATTTTGAAATCCAACTTCTCTATAACTGGTATAGCTTTGTAATAGCTAAATGATCTTCTATCATCTCCCAAAGCTTTAGAAATCCATAATTAGTAAGCTAAGAGTAAATTATAACAAATTTAAAGAAATGCATTAAAACAGGAAAGAGGATTTGGGCTCACCTCTATATATGTCAATGAGCTTTCCAAATATCTGAGTAATGTTCTTGTTCAAATCAGGAGGATTGTAAAAGGTCAACGTTGTTTCAGTTGACTTTGTAGTATCGGTGTTAGCTTTAATACTACCATCAAAAGATTTCATCTTTTTGGTATCAGAATTTAGATgttcttcatctttttcttctttgcCATCACTAGAAACTTCTCGTTTTGGTGAATTTTCAGCAGTGGACTTGTGTTTAACACTCTCTGCTTCGGATTTCATCGCCATTTTCAGGTCATATAAATCCTCAGATACCTTCTCTCCTGAAGTTAAGCTATCTTCCAGCCATTGATATAGCAGAACCCTCTTCCCCCAAAAATAACATATCAAATTCAATCACAACAACACAtgcatacatatacatatatatagacaTAATAAACACTAACTGAAGAACTCACTCCGTGAAATCGGGTCAAGAGATCACCATCAATCTGTTGAAGAAGAGAATCGGTgttcattgaaaatatatgggTGATACTTTCAGTGAGACGTTTTTCTACAATGGCTCCCATTTGCTTCAGCTTCTGCTTCCATATCTGATAAGAAAGAGTTGAGAGTAATTCTAAGAGAAAGAGAACTCATTCTAAGGTTAGAGTTCAATGTGAGTACCTGCAATCGACGTTTCTGAACTCCGTTCTCGACGAAGAAGACGACCATTCCGGCGAACATTCCAGGTCCGGCAGGCGGAGCTGGGCCTTGTTCTTTGTTCTTCCTTTTCTTCCGGGTCATTTTGTTTGGGGCGATGGACTTGGGAGTTTCGATTCCAAAGCCCAATATCTTCTAACGCCAAACAACATTTGTAATTATCTCACGCATTACACGTGGCACCCtgtcattaatttttataaacaaaattaaaaaaacaatggTGAAAAACTAGAGATGGCAATTATACCCGCGGGTTCGGGTATCCGCTCCTAATGGGGTAGGTACGGAGGTTGACTTTCAGAGACGGACGGATGTAGGTTTAAAGATTCATACCCGAGTCAGAAACAGGGCGGGGGCGGGGAATAGATATCCGCCTCGAACCCACCCcatatgatatatgtatatatttaaattttaaaatcataattactacaattgaaataattttatgttttagcCGTTTTATTGAttattcactttttttttattatacataCTACTCCACTTAAGTTTATTGTTTTactaaatttttataattattttattttaattctctttgagacattatttttttttcaaaaatatatatataatgggtACCCGATGAGAATCATTCCCCCGTCGTGTAATTCCTGCTCCACCCCGCTTTAATTTAAACGGATATTGGAACGGGTATGGGGTGAATTTAAAAAGAAAGTATGGGTGGGGGAGCAATCCCCGTAGCCACCTTGCTCCGTTTACATCCCTATTAAAAAACTGAATATCATCTTTGtcttaagaatttttttaaagaaaatttctAGAAAAgtgctatatttttttaaaaaaaaatgctcaGTTAATACACTGAATATTTTGggtgttttatttaatttttattggaatTTTTTTAGTGAATTGCTATTAATAAAGTATGACTTATCACACGTTTTATTCTGGAAAGAaatttagcaatttttttttcctaattatTGTAAATAATTTGATTAGAATATCTATATGTAATACatgaattatatataatttacctattaataaaaatttaaatgttaaaaaaaaaatagaaaatacacTGAATAAaatcattcaaaaaaaataaataaatcaaccaAGCAAGAAGCAACCTGGTTGGAATCATGTATACTAAATTTATTAGcttacaaaattacaaaaatagttgacaattttttcctcatcttttaattagttaattaattattaccaaatatattattttgcaaattaaaataaaatttaaaaatatataaaaaaaaatgaacattaTGATATTGCTAAAGGTTTAGTTaattatgtgtattttttttaattatcatttatataaaaacaaaaaaagaaagttaTAAATggtttttttgtattattacaAAACACTATTGGAATGGGGTTGGAGAATTTGCCTTTGAAAGTCAAAAGTACGTTACATGCATGGATGGAAacaaatgaaataaataaatgacgAAATAAGCATTTATGGAAAAGGAAAATAAATGGTAACAATGTACATGAATTATATCAGTTATATATGAGGGGTTACCTAGCCTAGCCTGGGGAGAAAAAAATCAATTGGAAAAATTGTATGAAAAATGGTTGAacacagaagaagaagaagattactGCTTTGTTGGGTGGTTGTACTAGTTTGTGTGTGCTTGTGTGGTGAGGCAACACAAACTCcaatcacaacaaatattgcTACATCAAATGAAAAAGGTTCGGATTCAATTTTTTATCCCAAGTTCGTGAAAGTTGTCAACTTATTGGAGGGGGAGGGGTTGAATCTGACCGTTCATTGTAAATCGAAAGACGATGATCTCGGGGTTCAAGTTTTGGGAAAAAATGAGTATTTTGAGTGGAGATTTTACGTGAATATTTGGACTACAACACTCTTCTATTGTAGACTGGATTGGCGTGATGCATCAAAGAGTTTTGATGCTTATAGATTTTGGAGAGATAGGAATAGATGTGACCATTGCGATTGGGAGGCCAAGATCGATGCTATCTATGGCAAAACTGAAACAGGCAACCATCCTATTACAATAAGTTGGCAATAATTTGTAATGGTCTTTTCATTTCCTTATAATAAATGAGAACAACCTTATGGGTtcttttgttctattttattttatcatgtCAATGTTTTGTACATCATGAATGAATGGAATTGAttgtttttctgttttttttttttttggtctggAATTGATAACTTTGCCAAAATCAAATCAATTATAAGGCATACTTATGAGTGAAGCAACAACACCCTTCCACTCTTCTCCAGTCCATTGCCACTAataagtaattatttttataagatTCAGAACTCTCAATTTGATTGCACATAACACTAAATTACTTGAGGCTAGATGAAGTGATTAAGTGTAATAGGATGCTTATGTGGAGTGATAGAATCTCCAAGTACAATATAATGTATATCTAAAcactttaattaaaaaaaaaaaaattgtacatcgcaataaaaatatttttaataaataaataaatgcatttttcaatatttttttttagagaaacCGACacagttaaaataataaaagtaagaaaGTTACGCAACCAGATGAGAATTTTCTTCCATCTATAAGAGTTCATTGTCTATCCTAAGGATATGCAGAGATACCACATtagaactaaaaaataaaacgtatttttaattgtataataAGATATTAAGAATTATTACAtggaaaatataaattgacactttatttacaaaaatacttacatAAGGTGTGGACAacatttatacttttatttttaattactaaaatatttCTTACACTATCACTTATAAAATCAGACGAATATAGTTAGGTGGTTGGCTGAAGGTTGCAttagacgaaggtttcaatcgtACGAAAGTTATTGGGTGGTTGATTGAAGGTTGAATCAGACAAGGTTGCTGGGTGGTTGACTGAAGGTTGCATCAAACAAAAGTTTCAATCCCAAGAAGCATGGATCGTGGATTGTTGTTGAAGCTGTAATGCAACAGTTATATCTGTTGCGAGCCAACTAACGTGCAACTTAATAGCAAgtaaaaaatgtaaaatgtGAATTTGTATATGTAGGAAACTATTTGTCAGTATTTTTTTGTCACCGATCGATAATTACTTGTACCTTAATAGTTATATGTAGAGAAATAACTATTAGCAACTGTTATgaaatattcaaaattaaagTAGTGTTTCCACATACGTAACTCTATTTACATGTCTCTTcgtgatttaatatgaacaaattcaccattagaaattcggaaaataatgaaaatacaccaggataaatattttactatagtattgatataatttttttagattataCTTGATTTGAATTGTTTAGGAACTCCAATTTAACTTTTTGAGATTTGCCTTTCATTGATCTGAAAATTGAAGtcaggacattagttttatacaaattaaactAGATTTCTGGTTGAATTTTAGTTCCGTAGtaatttttttgcatttttttttcatgaatttgaAACAGCCCCcgttttgattgattctggtcGTCTTCTCAGGTAAAGTTGCCaaaattaatggtggttctctttctggTTAGATTTCGTTTCGATTGTGTTGGGTTGTTGGGTAGTTGcgcgaaggttgcatcagacaaaGGTTTCAATCCCAAGAAACATGGATCATGGGTTGTTGGGTGGTTGCCCGAAGGTTTCAATCCCAGGAAGCATGGATCCTGGgttgaaggtgtgtgtaagtggtatttgtgtatttttttttatttgggatgtatatttatttatttggccaACTGGaaatattttgtaatattattagcttttttggttaaaactgaaaaaagccCTGAAAAACAATAATCAAACAATTTATTACCCACATGTATAAAAGAGTTACGTGTACAATAGACtgtttgaaatatattttctgcatgttaaatttttctaaatttcttaaaattttacaaaatatatcttaaataactacaacatattgttgggttttgtaccctaaataaaatctatttcaatataatcagatttactaattaataaagatcagaaattgcattttacgttgcatggttcacatgatttatttcataattgtttaatgtataaattctatt is a window from the Cannabis sativa cultivar Pink pepper isolate KNU-18-1 chromosome 1, ASM2916894v1, whole genome shotgun sequence genome containing:
- the LOC115705676 gene encoding DNA polymerase lambda, with product MTRKKRKNKEQGPAPPAGPGMFAGMVVFFVENGVQKRRLQIWKQKLKQMGAIVEKRLTESITHIFSMNTDSLLQQIDGDLLTRFHGRVLLYQWLEDSLTSGEKVSEDLYDLKMAMKSEAESVKHKSTAENSPKREVSSDGKEEKDEEHLNSDTKKMKSFDGSIKANTDTTKSTETTLTFYNPPDLNKNITQIFGKLIDIYRALGDDRRSFSYYKAIPVIEKLDFKIESAEQVKHLPNIGKSLQDHIQEIVTTGKLSKLEHFETDEKVKTISLFGEVWGVGPATALKLYEKGHRSLDDLENENSLTNAQKLGLKYFHDIKQRIPRHEVQEMESLLKKAGEEVLPGVVIICGGSFRRGKASCGDMDIVMTHPDGKSHKGFLQKFVKHLKDINFLREDLIFSTHSEEGTDSGVDTYFGLCTYPGRELRHRIDLKVYPRDIFAFGLIAWTGNDVLNRRLRLLADSKGFRLDDTGLYPATHGSPGTRATRATASLKFNEEKEVFEFLGFPWLEPHERNL